The Mycolicibacterium smegmatis genome has a window encoding:
- a CDS encoding peptide deformylase, with product MAVVPIRIVGDPVLHTPTEPVPVGPDGSLPDDLPALIQDMFDTMDAANGVGLAANQIGVAKRLFVYDCAPTRGQTTRRRGVVINPVLETSEVPETMPDPDEDEEGCLSVPGENFPTGRADWARVTGLDADGSPITLEGEDLFARMLQHETGHLDGFLYLDRLVGRYARAAKKAVKRNGWGVPGLSWMPGEVPDPFGH from the coding sequence ATGGCCGTCGTCCCGATCCGCATTGTCGGAGACCCAGTACTGCACACGCCGACCGAACCGGTCCCCGTCGGTCCCGACGGTTCACTACCCGATGATCTGCCCGCGCTCATCCAGGACATGTTCGACACGATGGACGCCGCGAACGGGGTGGGCTTGGCGGCGAACCAGATCGGCGTCGCCAAGCGGTTGTTCGTGTACGACTGCGCCCCCACCCGCGGGCAGACCACACGCCGCCGCGGCGTCGTGATCAACCCGGTTCTGGAGACCTCCGAGGTACCGGAGACCATGCCGGATCCCGACGAGGACGAAGAGGGCTGCCTGTCGGTTCCCGGCGAGAACTTCCCGACCGGGCGCGCCGACTGGGCGCGGGTCACCGGCCTGGATGCCGACGGGTCACCGATCACACTCGAGGGCGAGGACTTGTTTGCTCGCATGCTGCAGCACGAGACCGGGCACCTCGACGGATTCCTGTATCTCGACCGCCTCGTCGGCCGGTACGCGCGCGCAGCCAAGAAGGCCGTCAAACGCAACGGCTGGGGCGTGCCGGGCCTGTCCTGGATGCCCGGTGAGGTGCCCGATCCGTTCGGGCACTGA
- a CDS encoding DUF3263 domain-containing protein: MDGAMARTEQSGDDSDLTDGLTRREHDILAFERQWWKYAGSKEDAIKELFSMSATRYYQVLNALVDRPEALAADPMLVKRLRRLRASRQKARAARRLGFDISK, encoded by the coding sequence ATGGACGGCGCCATGGCGCGGACTGAGCAATCCGGTGACGACTCTGATCTGACCGATGGGCTTACCCGGCGCGAACACGACATTTTGGCGTTCGAGCGCCAGTGGTGGAAGTACGCGGGCAGCAAGGAAGACGCGATCAAAGAGCTGTTCTCGATGTCGGCCACCCGGTATTACCAGGTGCTGAACGCACTGGTGGACCGGCCCGAGGCCCTCGCTGCCGACCCCATGCTGGTCAAACGTCTGCGCCGGTTGCGTGCCAGCCGGCAGAAGGCCCGTGCCGCGCGCCGGCTGGGCTTCGACATCAGCAAGTAA
- a CDS encoding LytR C-terminal domain-containing protein has product MNQRESSKLPLRAMVMVLLFLGVVFLLVGFQALGSDDDSSDQPAVASATTTTPTKTSEKAEPEPPARAEVRVFNISDVAGAAENTANRLREAEWDVTETGNLTLPDVPVTTVFFGEAEGEQESAEEVGKLLDAPVEPRRPELAEQPPGVIVVVTG; this is encoded by the coding sequence ATGAATCAGCGAGAGTCCTCCAAGCTACCCCTGCGCGCCATGGTGATGGTGCTGTTGTTCCTCGGGGTGGTGTTCCTGTTGGTCGGATTCCAGGCACTGGGTTCCGACGACGACTCCTCGGATCAACCGGCCGTTGCCAGTGCGACGACGACCACACCCACCAAGACGTCCGAGAAGGCCGAGCCGGAACCGCCGGCCCGGGCCGAGGTGCGCGTGTTCAACATCTCCGACGTCGCGGGCGCGGCCGAGAACACCGCCAACCGTCTGCGTGAGGCGGAGTGGGACGTGACCGAGACCGGAAACCTCACCCTGCCAGACGTTCCGGTGACGACGGTGTTCTTCGGGGAGGCCGAAGGGGAGCAAGAATCTGCTGAAGAAGTGGGCAAACTCCTCGACGCGCCGGTCGAACCGCGCCGCCCCGAGCTCGCAGAGCAACCACCGGGCGTGATCGTGGTGGTCACCGGCTAG
- the sodC gene encoding superoxide dismutase[Cu-Zn], translating into MLKPVSVAVLFATPVLALSACSPPGETASSEPGTTPAIWTGSPSPAAPSGEDHGGGHGAGAAGAGETLTAELKTADGTSVATADFQFADGFATVTIETTTPGRLTPGFHGVHIHSVGKCEANSVAPTGGAPGDFNSAGGHFQVSGHSGHPASGDLSSLQVRADGSGKLVTTTDAFTAEDLLDGAKTAIIIHEKADNFANIPPERYQQVNGAPGPDQTTMATGDAGSRVACGVISAG; encoded by the coding sequence ATGCTGAAGCCCGTCAGTGTTGCCGTCCTGTTCGCCACGCCCGTCCTCGCGTTGAGCGCCTGCAGCCCTCCCGGTGAAACGGCGTCGAGCGAGCCCGGAACCACCCCCGCGATCTGGACCGGATCGCCGTCTCCTGCGGCGCCGTCCGGGGAAGACCACGGTGGCGGGCACGGTGCCGGCGCGGCAGGCGCCGGTGAGACCCTCACCGCAGAACTCAAGACCGCCGACGGAACCTCGGTGGCAACCGCCGACTTCCAGTTCGCCGACGGCTTTGCCACGGTGACGATCGAGACCACCACCCCGGGTCGCCTCACCCCCGGCTTCCACGGTGTGCACATTCACTCGGTGGGCAAGTGCGAGGCGAACTCCGTCGCCCCGACCGGTGGCGCGCCCGGTGACTTCAACTCCGCCGGCGGCCACTTCCAGGTGTCCGGCCACAGCGGACATCCCGCCAGCGGCGACCTGAGCTCGCTGCAGGTCCGGGCCGACGGCTCGGGCAAGCTGGTGACCACCACCGATGCGTTCACGGCCGAGGATCTGCTCGACGGCGCCAAGACCGCGATCATCATCCACGAGAAGGCCGACAACTTCGCCAACATCCCGCCGGAGCGCTACCAGCAGGTCAACGGCGCACCCGGCCCGGATCAGACGACGATGGCCACCGGCGACGCCGGAAGTCGGGTGGCGTGCGGTGTCATCTCTGCCGGCTGA
- a CDS encoding glutamate--cysteine ligase, which yields MSSLPADSRIDFAGSPRPTVGVEWEFALVDAKTRELSNEAAAVIAEIGENPHVHKELLRNTVEIVTGICENSGEAMGDLCDTLSTVRRAVRGRGMELFCAGTHPFGKWSAAQLTDAPRYAELIKRTQWWGRQMLIWGVHVHVGVSSAHKVMPIISSLLNQYPHLLALSASSPFWDGEDTGYASNRAMMFQQLPTAGLPFQFQTWHEFEGFVHDQKKTGIIDHLSEIRWDIRPSPQLGTVEVRIFDGVSNVRELSALVALTHCLIVDLDRRLDAGEQLPVMPPWHVQENKWRAARYGLDAVIILDADSNERLVTEDLDDLLNHLEPVAASLHCADELAAVEDIYRLGGSYQRQRRVAEENDGDLREVVDALIGELEL from the coding sequence GTGTCATCTCTGCCGGCTGACAGCCGGATCGACTTCGCCGGGTCACCCCGGCCGACCGTCGGCGTCGAATGGGAGTTCGCTCTCGTCGACGCCAAAACCCGTGAGCTGAGCAACGAGGCTGCCGCGGTGATCGCCGAGATCGGCGAGAACCCGCACGTGCACAAGGAACTGCTGCGCAACACAGTCGAGATCGTCACCGGGATCTGCGAGAACTCGGGCGAGGCGATGGGCGACCTGTGCGACACGCTGTCCACCGTGCGGCGTGCCGTGCGGGGCCGCGGCATGGAGTTGTTCTGTGCGGGAACCCATCCGTTCGGCAAGTGGTCGGCCGCCCAGCTGACCGACGCCCCGCGCTATGCCGAGCTGATCAAGCGCACCCAGTGGTGGGGCAGGCAGATGCTGATCTGGGGTGTGCATGTGCACGTGGGGGTTTCGTCGGCGCACAAGGTGATGCCGATCATCTCGTCCCTGCTCAACCAGTACCCGCACCTGCTGGCGCTGTCGGCGTCCTCCCCGTTCTGGGACGGTGAGGACACCGGCTACGCCAGCAACCGCGCGATGATGTTCCAGCAGTTGCCCACCGCGGGGCTGCCCTTCCAGTTCCAGACGTGGCACGAGTTCGAGGGTTTCGTCCACGACCAGAAGAAGACCGGGATCATCGACCATCTCAGCGAGATCCGGTGGGACATCCGGCCGTCCCCGCAGCTGGGCACAGTAGAGGTGCGGATCTTCGACGGCGTGTCCAACGTGCGTGAACTCAGTGCACTCGTCGCGCTGACCCATTGCCTCATCGTCGATCTGGACCGCCGGCTCGACGCCGGTGAGCAGTTGCCGGTCATGCCGCCGTGGCATGTCCAGGAAAACAAGTGGCGCGCTGCGCGTTACGGGCTCGACGCGGTGATCATCCTGGACGCCGACAGCAACGAACGGCTCGTCACCGAGGATCTCGACGACCTGCTCAACCACCTGGAACCGGTGGCCGCGTCGCTGCACTGCGCTGACGAGCTCGCGGCAGTCGAGGACATCTACCGTCTCGGCGGCTCGTATCAGCGGCAGCGTCGGGTGGCCGAGGAGAACGACGGCGACTTGCGGGAAGTTGTCGACGCCTTGATCGGTGAGCTTGAGCTATAG
- a CDS encoding Lrp/AsnC family transcriptional regulator translates to MPSPPESYGNRPLQSDAVAGDLDSLDLQLIHHLQVDGRIPYAELARRVDVTEKTVRRRVSRLIDENFVTIAAVTDPALLGFGSLALALVTTDGTRSPVDLAAGLAQLPETDYVTSTTGPYPVVLELVCADARELHDVAFGTIAKTPGVRSVELLPYLRLHYQQAGLSANLVDHGVRPRTLDETDRAILSRLAVDGRAAFRDFAAALGVSETTIRFRYNRLLESNAARVMCIVNPLRLGYRYSSWVTIRVAGRTRAEEVAEALTRLDAVSYVALTAGRWDVLTEVITRTGEDLITVLDNEIRGIDGVASLESWIYITCHYKAVRPRPRRMTGDLDAYGLDPTPVVSQDVS, encoded by the coding sequence ATGCCATCGCCACCGGAGTCGTACGGGAATCGGCCGCTGCAGTCCGATGCGGTGGCCGGCGATCTCGATTCCCTGGACCTGCAGTTGATCCATCACCTGCAGGTGGACGGCCGGATCCCGTACGCGGAGCTGGCACGTCGCGTCGACGTCACCGAAAAGACTGTGCGCCGACGCGTTTCGCGACTGATCGACGAAAACTTCGTGACGATCGCCGCCGTGACGGACCCCGCGCTGCTCGGGTTCGGCTCATTGGCCCTGGCACTGGTGACCACGGACGGCACCCGGTCCCCGGTCGATCTGGCGGCCGGGCTCGCGCAGCTACCGGAAACCGACTACGTCACATCGACAACGGGCCCGTACCCGGTGGTGCTGGAGCTGGTGTGCGCCGACGCGCGGGAACTGCACGACGTCGCCTTCGGCACGATCGCCAAGACGCCCGGAGTCCGTTCGGTCGAGCTGCTGCCGTATCTGCGCCTCCACTATCAGCAGGCAGGTCTTTCGGCCAACCTCGTCGACCACGGCGTCCGGCCCCGCACTCTCGACGAGACCGACCGCGCCATCTTGTCCCGGCTCGCCGTCGACGGCCGTGCGGCGTTCCGGGATTTCGCTGCGGCCCTTGGTGTTTCGGAGACCACGATCCGTTTCCGCTACAACCGGCTGTTGGAGTCCAATGCCGCCAGGGTGATGTGCATCGTCAACCCCCTGCGTCTGGGTTACCGCTACAGCAGTTGGGTGACCATCCGCGTCGCGGGCCGTACCCGGGCCGAGGAGGTCGCCGAGGCGCTGACCCGGCTGGACGCGGTGTCGTACGTGGCGCTCACCGCCGGACGCTGGGATGTGCTGACCGAGGTGATCACCCGGACGGGTGAGGATCTGATCACGGTGCTGGACAACGAGATCCGGGGGATCGACGGCGTCGCGAGCCTCGAGTCGTGGATCTACATCACCTGCCACTACAAGGCGGTTCGCCCGCGCCCCAGGCGGATGACAGGCGACCTCGACGCATATGGTCTTGATCCGACACCTGTTGTGTCACAGGATGTTTCATAA
- a CDS encoding LON peptidase substrate-binding domain-containing protein yields the protein MTVTPMFPLEVAMLPGEELPLRIFEPRYLALVSDCMAMPEPAFGVVLISAGREVGGGDRRCDIGALARIIDCQNLGADRYRLACVLGERIRVLQWLDDAPYPRADLEPWPDEPGEPVEESEVAAVEERIVALFDLIGEASGKPVPSRDIVAAAGLDPENRLYALAARVPMGQADRYSVLSAPTEAARLAALSEAVDTVTAMVEFQISE from the coding sequence ATGACGGTCACCCCGATGTTCCCGCTCGAAGTGGCGATGCTGCCGGGCGAGGAACTTCCGCTGAGGATCTTCGAACCCCGGTATCTGGCACTGGTCAGCGACTGCATGGCCATGCCGGAACCGGCGTTCGGGGTGGTGCTGATCTCGGCCGGGCGCGAGGTGGGTGGCGGTGACAGGCGATGCGACATCGGGGCGCTGGCGCGGATCATCGACTGCCAGAACCTCGGCGCCGACCGGTACCGGCTGGCGTGCGTGCTCGGCGAGCGCATCCGGGTGCTGCAGTGGCTCGACGACGCGCCCTACCCGCGCGCCGACCTCGAGCCGTGGCCCGACGAACCGGGTGAGCCCGTCGAGGAGTCGGAGGTGGCCGCCGTCGAGGAACGCATCGTCGCGTTGTTCGACCTGATCGGGGAGGCCAGCGGGAAACCCGTGCCCAGCCGTGACATCGTCGCCGCTGCCGGTCTGGACCCCGAGAATCGGCTGTATGCGCTGGCAGCGCGCGTGCCGATGGGTCAGGCCGACCGCTACTCGGTGCTGTCTGCGCCCACCGAGGCCGCGCGTCTGGCAGCCCTGAGCGAAGCCGTCGACACTGTCACCGCGATGGTCGAGTTCCAGATTTCCGAATAG
- the mnhG gene encoding monovalent cation/H(+) antiporter subunit G, whose product MNIPDIITGVLILGGSTLALTAAIGIVRFPDTLSRMHAATKPQVLGLLLVIAGAMIRLRGNADVGMLVLAGVFTIITAPVIANRVGQLAYREQNIRDDLLTRDEMAELGETDPHRRR is encoded by the coding sequence GTGAACATCCCCGACATCATCACCGGAGTTCTCATCCTCGGTGGCTCGACCCTGGCCCTGACCGCGGCCATCGGCATCGTCCGCTTTCCCGACACCTTGTCGCGCATGCACGCGGCCACCAAGCCGCAGGTGCTGGGCCTGCTGCTGGTGATCGCGGGCGCGATGATCCGGCTGCGCGGCAACGCCGACGTCGGCATGCTGGTGCTCGCCGGGGTGTTCACGATCATCACCGCGCCGGTGATCGCCAACCGCGTCGGCCAGCTCGCCTACCGCGAGCAGAACATCCGCGACGACCTGCTGACCCGCGACGAGATGGCCGAACTCGGCGAAACCGACCCGCACCGGCGGCGCTGA
- a CDS encoding monovalent cation/H+ antiporter complex subunit F, with protein sequence MNWVWGIAAVMLTAAAAVTMFRLLAGPSTLDRLVALDTLVAVTLCSIGTWAAFSLDTTVTYSMTALALISFVGSVSVARFRVPDTDEPLPPRRRKP encoded by the coding sequence GTGAACTGGGTTTGGGGTATCGCCGCGGTGATGCTGACCGCGGCCGCCGCGGTCACGATGTTCCGGCTGCTGGCCGGTCCGAGCACGCTGGACCGTCTGGTCGCGCTCGACACCCTGGTGGCGGTCACGTTGTGCTCGATCGGCACGTGGGCCGCGTTCAGCCTCGACACCACCGTTACCTACAGCATGACCGCGCTGGCGCTGATCAGCTTCGTCGGCTCGGTCAGCGTCGCACGCTTCCGCGTGCCCGACACCGACGAGCCCCTCCCACCGCGGCGGAGGAAACCGTGA
- a CDS encoding Na+/H+ antiporter subunit E, which yields MRRLLLRAWVLCFLVLVWVLLWGDLSPANIVGGTIIAVAITVLLPLPPVPVEGRLHPLSLLKLVAWVIFQLLSSSVQVAWLAVRPGPPPLTAVLRVHLAVKSDLVLALAVNIINLTPGTIALEIDQTRRMIYVHVLDVGSDRAVNRFYTQVDQLQRLLVKTFERDADWQPSAEKEVDAS from the coding sequence ATGAGACGTCTGCTGCTTCGGGCCTGGGTCCTGTGCTTTTTGGTGCTGGTCTGGGTTCTGCTGTGGGGCGATCTGTCGCCGGCCAACATCGTCGGCGGCACGATCATCGCCGTCGCGATCACGGTGCTGCTGCCCCTGCCTCCGGTTCCGGTGGAAGGCAGGCTCCACCCACTGTCGCTTCTGAAACTCGTTGCCTGGGTGATCTTCCAGCTACTCTCGTCCTCGGTGCAGGTGGCGTGGCTCGCGGTGCGACCCGGCCCGCCGCCGCTGACCGCGGTTCTGCGGGTCCATCTGGCGGTCAAATCGGATCTCGTTCTGGCGCTTGCCGTCAACATCATCAACCTGACCCCCGGCACCATCGCGCTGGAGATCGACCAGACGAGGCGGATGATCTACGTGCACGTGCTCGACGTGGGATCCGATCGTGCCGTCAACCGGTTCTACACCCAGGTCGACCAGTTGCAGCGGTTGCTCGTGAAAACGTTCGAGCGTGACGCCGACTGGCAGCCGTCAGCGGAGAAGGAGGTGGACGCCTCGTGA
- a CDS encoding Na+/H+ antiporter subunit D, with translation MVQTLIPLPVLIPTLAAAATLIAGRRPHLQRAIAQIALTAVVAVCGVLLYLSDRDGTLVLHVGGWDQAIPGMGPLGITLVVDRLSALMLVVSSIVLLAVVVYAIGQGIRDGDERQPVSIFMPTYLVLSAGVYTAFLAGDLFNLFVGFEVLLAASFVLLTIGASADRVRAGISYVLVSMVSSMIFLIGIALVYASTGTLNLAELGVRLTDLPPGTRTAIFAVLLVAFGIKAAVFPLSAWLPDSYPTAPAPVTAVFAGLLTKVGVYAIIRAHSLLFPDGGLDSVLLVAGLLTMVIGILGAIAQSDIKRLLSFTLVSHIGYMVFGIALGNELGMAGAIYYVAHHIVVQTTLFLVVGLIERQAGASTLQRLGGLAAASPVLAFVWVVPALNLGGIPPFSGFIGKIALMEAGAANGSALAWTLVAGGVVTSLLTLYVVARVWTKAFWRTRADAPEGHLSQAAPAVLLDDGEDIEYADREGVGRMPIGMLIPTAALIVVGLVLTVAAGPIFAFSERAAAEVIDRGQYITAVLGEPR, from the coding sequence ATGGTGCAGACCCTCATCCCGTTGCCGGTGCTGATCCCCACCCTGGCGGCAGCGGCGACGCTCATCGCGGGCAGGCGTCCGCACCTGCAGCGGGCCATCGCCCAGATCGCGCTGACCGCCGTCGTCGCGGTGTGTGGTGTACTGCTGTACCTGTCCGACCGGGACGGCACGCTGGTCCTGCATGTCGGCGGATGGGATCAGGCCATCCCCGGCATGGGGCCGCTGGGCATCACGCTCGTGGTGGACCGCTTGTCGGCGCTGATGCTCGTGGTGTCGTCGATCGTGCTGCTGGCGGTGGTCGTGTACGCCATCGGTCAGGGTATCCGCGACGGCGACGAGCGCCAGCCCGTGTCGATCTTCATGCCGACGTACCTGGTGCTGTCGGCGGGTGTGTACACCGCGTTCCTCGCAGGTGACCTGTTCAACCTGTTCGTCGGGTTCGAGGTGCTGCTCGCCGCGAGCTTCGTGCTGCTGACCATCGGCGCGAGCGCCGACCGTGTCCGCGCCGGCATCTCCTACGTGCTGGTGTCGATGGTGTCGTCGATGATCTTCCTCATCGGCATCGCGCTGGTGTACGCGTCCACGGGCACGCTGAACCTGGCCGAACTGGGCGTGCGCCTCACCGACCTTCCACCCGGCACCCGCACGGCGATCTTCGCGGTGCTGCTGGTGGCGTTCGGCATCAAGGCCGCGGTGTTCCCCCTGTCGGCGTGGTTGCCCGACTCCTACCCCACCGCTCCCGCACCGGTCACCGCGGTGTTCGCCGGATTGCTGACGAAAGTCGGTGTGTACGCGATCATCCGGGCGCACTCGCTGCTGTTCCCCGACGGCGGTCTGGACTCGGTGCTGCTGGTGGCGGGTCTGCTGACGATGGTGATCGGCATCCTGGGTGCCATCGCGCAGAGCGACATCAAGCGTCTGTTGTCGTTCACGCTCGTCAGTCACATCGGCTACATGGTGTTCGGCATCGCGTTGGGCAACGAGCTGGGCATGGCCGGCGCCATCTACTACGTCGCCCACCACATCGTGGTGCAGACGACGCTGTTCCTGGTGGTGGGGCTCATCGAACGGCAGGCAGGTGCGTCGACCCTGCAGCGCCTCGGCGGCCTGGCCGCCGCCAGCCCGGTGCTGGCGTTCGTGTGGGTGGTCCCGGCGCTCAACCTCGGTGGCATCCCGCCGTTCTCGGGCTTCATCGGCAAGATCGCGCTCATGGAGGCCGGCGCCGCGAACGGCTCGGCCCTCGCCTGGACCCTGGTGGCCGGCGGCGTCGTGACCAGCCTGCTGACGTTGTACGTCGTCGCCCGGGTGTGGACGAAGGCGTTCTGGCGCACGCGCGCCGACGCACCCGAGGGGCATCTTTCGCAGGCCGCACCCGCCGTGCTGCTCGACGACGGTGAGGACATCGAGTACGCCGATCGGGAAGGCGTGGGACGCATGCCCATCGGCATGCTCATCCCCACCGCCGCACTGATCGTGGTGGGCCTGGTGCTCACCGTCGCGGCCGGGCCGATCTTCGCGTTCAGTGAGCGCGCGGCGGCCGAGGTGATCGACCGCGGGCAGTACATCACCGCCGTGCTGGGAGAGCCACGATGA
- a CDS encoding Na(+)/H(+) antiporter subunit C — MTTYIVPLIMIGGLTSTGVYLLLERNLTRMLLGLLLIGNAVNLLILTVGGASGNPPIRGRTSNGSEATADPLAQGMILTAIVISMGIAAFVLALAYRSYRLTTIEEVSNDPEDTRVSLKVVDEDEDEDDIPKPDASRDTDAPDELDALPGFEGSK; from the coding sequence ATGACCACTTACATCGTCCCGCTCATCATGATCGGCGGACTCACCAGCACCGGCGTCTACCTGCTGCTGGAACGCAACCTGACCCGAATGCTGCTGGGGCTGTTGCTGATCGGCAATGCCGTGAACCTGCTGATCCTCACCGTCGGCGGCGCATCGGGTAACCCCCCGATCCGTGGGCGCACCAGCAACGGCTCCGAAGCGACGGCAGATCCCCTGGCGCAGGGCATGATCCTGACGGCCATCGTGATCAGCATGGGTATCGCGGCGTTCGTGCTCGCACTCGCCTATCGCTCGTACCGCTTGACCACGATCGAAGAAGTCAGCAACGACCCCGAGGACACCCGCGTGTCCCTCAAGGTCGTCGACGAGGACGAAGACGAGGACGACATCCCCAAGCCCGATGCCAGCCGCGACACCGATGCTCCCGACGAGCTCGACGCCCTGCCCGGATTCGAGGGTTCCAAGTGA